In Xanthomonas sp. SI, the following are encoded in one genomic region:
- a CDS encoding sigma-70 family RNA polymerase sigma factor → MTDTDPLGDATDRMLLRRMAGGDRDALATLYRNYHGRLCRFLSRLTRRPDIIEEAINDCFWIAWQKAGDFRGDSQVSTWIMGIAYRCGLKAIRHHSDEAIEDGVSAEEHFGSSSDPDEDRELRDWLGKGLERLSADQRLVVELVYGLGHKLEEVAAIMQCPVGTIKARLFHARVKLRNVLPGLAGGASPLTESMS, encoded by the coding sequence ATGACCGACACCGATCCACTAGGCGATGCCACCGACCGCATGCTGCTCCGGCGCATGGCCGGCGGCGACCGCGATGCGTTGGCCACCCTCTACCGCAACTACCACGGGCGCCTATGCCGGTTCCTGTCGCGGCTGACCCGGCGCCCGGACATCATCGAGGAGGCGATCAACGACTGCTTCTGGATCGCCTGGCAGAAGGCCGGCGATTTCCGCGGCGACTCGCAGGTCTCGACCTGGATCATGGGCATCGCTTACCGCTGCGGGCTCAAGGCGATCCGCCACCACAGCGACGAGGCGATCGAGGACGGGGTGAGCGCCGAAGAGCATTTCGGCTCCTCTTCCGACCCGGACGAGGACCGCGAACTGCGCGACTGGCTGGGCAAGGGCCTGGAGCGGCTGTCGGCCGACCAGCGCCTGGTGGTCGAACTGGTCTATGGCCTGGGCCACAAGCTGGAAGAAGTCGCGGCGATCATGCAGTGCCCGGTGGGCACGATCAAGGCGCGGCTGTTCCATGCCCGGGTCAAGCTGCGCAACGTGCTGCCGGGATTGGCCGGCGGTGCTTCCCCTCTGACGGAGAGCATGTCATGA
- the ccmD gene encoding heme exporter protein CcmD, producing the protein MSGFWAMGGYAAYVWTAYALFLLVLLLDTLLPRWRQRRLLAETRAQVLREQARRQRGASSRLPGIDHESHP; encoded by the coding sequence ATGAGCGGCTTCTGGGCGATGGGCGGCTACGCCGCCTACGTATGGACCGCCTACGCGCTGTTCCTGCTGGTGCTGCTGCTGGACACGCTGCTGCCGCGCTGGCGGCAGCGGCGCCTGCTCGCCGAGACGCGCGCGCAAGTGCTGCGCGAACAGGCGCGACGCCAGCGTGGCGCCTCTTCCCGCTTGCCAGGTATCGACCATGAATCCCACCCGTAA
- a CDS encoding c-type cytochrome, producing the protein MKAANPFPLWCTLMASLLPLGATLAPAAQAGGGLPGAGVFATECAECHSAAPGKNKKGPTLFGVVGRSAGSVPDYHYSDAMKKTQWTWSDDKLRSYLAQPASKGVPGANMKYDGLDDSKQLEDLIAYLNTLH; encoded by the coding sequence ATGAAAGCAGCCAACCCATTTCCCCTGTGGTGCACCCTGATGGCCAGCCTGCTGCCGCTCGGCGCCACGCTCGCGCCCGCCGCGCAGGCCGGCGGCGGCCTGCCCGGCGCCGGCGTGTTCGCCACCGAATGCGCCGAATGCCATAGCGCGGCGCCGGGCAAGAACAAGAAAGGCCCGACCCTGTTCGGCGTGGTCGGACGCAGCGCCGGCAGCGTGCCCGACTACCACTACTCGGACGCGATGAAGAAGACCCAGTGGACCTGGAGCGACGACAAGCTGCGCAGCTACCTGGCCCAGCCCGCGTCCAAGGGCGTGCCCGGCGCCAACATGAAGTACGACGGGCTCGACGACAGCAAGCAACTGGAAGACCTGATCGCCTATCTCAATACCCTGCATTGA
- a CDS encoding heme ABC transporter permease: protein MAKWIPHWMHRLASPPTFYRVAGVVRPWALGAALLLGAVAFYGGLVLAPPDYQQHDAYRIIFIHVPSAWMSLFVYVAMGAAGFVALVWRLKLAEVACMASASIGAAFTFITLCTGSLWGKPMWGTWWTWDARLTSELVLLFLYLGVIGLYRAIEDPRQGARAAALLALVGLINLPIVHFSVVWWNTLHQGSTVRVLGPSKMPLAMLWPLLTAVLASKCYYLASLLGRMRTDLLALERGKGWVRALALAAPASAAAQATTAMPAERAA, encoded by the coding sequence ATGGCCAAGTGGATTCCGCACTGGATGCACCGGCTGGCCTCGCCGCCGACGTTCTACCGCGTCGCCGGCGTGGTCCGGCCGTGGGCGCTGGGCGCGGCGCTGCTGCTCGGCGCGGTCGCGTTCTACGGCGGGCTGGTGCTGGCGCCGCCGGACTACCAGCAGCACGATGCCTACCGGATCATCTTCATCCACGTGCCCAGCGCCTGGATGAGCCTGTTCGTGTATGTCGCGATGGGCGCGGCCGGCTTCGTCGCCCTGGTCTGGCGGCTGAAGCTGGCGGAAGTGGCGTGCATGGCCTCCGCCTCGATCGGCGCCGCGTTCACCTTCATCACCCTGTGCACCGGGTCGCTATGGGGCAAGCCGATGTGGGGCACGTGGTGGACCTGGGACGCGCGGCTGACCTCGGAATTGGTGCTGCTATTCCTGTACCTGGGCGTGATCGGCCTTTACCGCGCGATCGAGGATCCGCGCCAGGGCGCGCGCGCCGCGGCGCTGCTGGCGCTGGTCGGGCTGATCAACCTGCCGATCGTACATTTCTCCGTGGTCTGGTGGAACACCCTGCACCAGGGCTCCACGGTGCGCGTGCTCGGCCCGTCGAAGATGCCGCTGGCGATGCTGTGGCCGCTGCTGACCGCGGTGCTGGCGAGCAAGTGCTACTACCTGGCCAGCCTGCTCGGGCGCATGCGCACCGACCTGCTGGCGCTGGAGCGCGGCAAGGGCTGGGTGCGTGCGCTCGCGCTGGCAGCACCCGCATCCGCGGCGGCGCAGGCGACGACGGCCATGCCGGCGGAACGCGCGGCATGA
- a CDS encoding S8 family serine peptidase: protein MSLRRACLLVACLALGACAHGGRGAADVPLAAAATPAKTPTLDASPALDSQRQIVLAVANPMAAPGRHAGSNLIGYASSKYYGAGTQAAATLDALTQRYGLRQVTGWPIKPLGVYCVVFEPAPGAQRDALLAELAKDERVALSQPLQEFATYADAAPPAQPAQPLRYNDPYVDMQRGFAATNAATAQVLSQGQGVGVAIVDTGVDTAHPDLQGRLREVRDMVGADPTAFNRDHHGTEVAGIIAAGSNNHLGIVGMAPKAMLDVYKACWYPQRAGAGAGCNSFTLAKALVAIGDTRARIINLSLGGPADPLLRKLLEQLLRQGRIVVAAMPPDGRLDGFPDATPGVIVVRTSSPTPSPPGVLSAPGEDILTTQPNGGYDFTSGSSMATAHVSGVVALLLALAPQLDARSVHELLRRTSRQRDGLLQVDAAAAVQALPRTAATAR, encoded by the coding sequence ATGAGCCTGCGTCGCGCCTGCCTGCTCGTCGCTTGCCTCGCGCTCGGCGCCTGCGCCCATGGCGGGCGCGGTGCCGCCGACGTGCCTTTGGCGGCCGCGGCGACGCCTGCGAAGACGCCGACCCTGGACGCCTCGCCGGCCTTGGACAGTCAGCGCCAGATCGTGCTCGCGGTGGCCAACCCGATGGCCGCGCCGGGCCGGCATGCCGGCTCCAACCTGATCGGCTATGCCTCGTCCAAGTATTACGGTGCCGGCACCCAGGCGGCGGCGACGCTGGACGCGCTGACCCAGCGCTACGGCCTGCGCCAGGTGACCGGCTGGCCGATCAAGCCGCTCGGCGTGTACTGCGTGGTGTTCGAACCGGCGCCGGGCGCGCAGCGCGACGCGCTGCTCGCCGAACTGGCCAAGGACGAACGCGTCGCGCTGTCGCAGCCGCTGCAGGAATTCGCCACCTACGCCGACGCGGCGCCGCCGGCCCAGCCCGCGCAGCCGCTGCGCTACAACGATCCCTACGTGGACATGCAGCGCGGTTTCGCCGCGACCAACGCCGCCACCGCGCAGGTGCTGAGCCAGGGCCAGGGCGTGGGCGTGGCCATCGTCGATACCGGCGTGGACACCGCGCACCCGGACCTGCAGGGCCGGTTGCGCGAGGTGCGCGACATGGTCGGCGCCGACCCCACGGCGTTCAATCGCGACCACCACGGCACCGAAGTGGCCGGGATCATCGCCGCCGGCAGCAACAACCATCTCGGCATCGTCGGCATGGCGCCCAAGGCCATGCTCGACGTGTACAAGGCCTGCTGGTATCCGCAGCGCGCCGGGGCCGGCGCCGGCTGCAACTCTTTCACCCTGGCCAAGGCGCTGGTCGCGATCGGCGACACCCGCGCGCGCATCATCAATCTGAGCCTGGGCGGCCCGGCCGATCCGCTGCTGCGCAAGCTGCTCGAGCAATTGCTGCGGCAGGGCCGCATCGTGGTCGCGGCGATGCCGCCGGACGGCCGCCTGGACGGCTTTCCCGATGCCACCCCGGGGGTGATCGTGGTGCGTACCAGCAGCCCCACGCCGTCGCCGCCGGGCGTGCTCAGCGCGCCGGGCGAGGACATCCTGACCACCCAGCCCAACGGCGGCTACGACTTCACCTCCGGCTCGTCGATGGCCACCGCGCACGTCAGCGGCGTGGTCGCGCTGCTGCTGGCGCTGGCGCCGCAGCTGGACGCGCGCAGCGTGCACGAGCTGCTGCGCCGGACCAGCCGGCAACGCGACGGCTTGCTGCAGGTGGATGCCGCCGCCGCGGTACAGGCGCTGCCGCGCACCGCCGCCACGGCGCGCTGA
- a CDS encoding zf-HC2 domain-containing protein: MKTGFNEPGNECSHAWELMPWVLQASATEEQHEWLIAHLAKCSFCSAEFAQQSRLRMAMSLPSDVPVDAEAGLQRLLGRLDAPEPQRLPARVRASWTTRALVAAALVQAVGLGVLGVRLSASDQGHGSGYRTLSEAAQPLASDAIRVVPDARMTLADWDAVLRKLQLRVVGGPNGAGAYTVVPVQAGSPAQPQRSVQQLRATPGIRLAEPISAP, translated from the coding sequence ATGAAGACAGGCTTCAACGAGCCGGGCAACGAGTGCTCGCATGCCTGGGAACTGATGCCGTGGGTGCTGCAGGCCAGCGCCACGGAAGAACAACACGAGTGGCTGATCGCGCATCTGGCCAAGTGCAGCTTCTGCAGCGCCGAGTTCGCGCAGCAGAGCCGGCTGCGCATGGCGATGTCGCTGCCCAGCGACGTGCCGGTGGATGCCGAGGCCGGGCTGCAGCGCCTGCTCGGCCGCCTCGACGCGCCCGAACCGCAGCGCCTGCCGGCGCGCGTGCGCGCCAGCTGGACCACGCGGGCGCTGGTCGCCGCGGCGCTGGTGCAGGCGGTCGGGCTGGGCGTGCTCGGGGTCAGGCTGTCCGCCAGCGACCAGGGGCATGGCAGCGGCTACCGCACCCTCAGCGAGGCCGCGCAGCCGCTGGCGAGCGACGCGATCCGCGTGGTGCCGGACGCGCGCATGACCCTGGCCGACTGGGACGCGGTGCTGCGCAAGCTGCAGCTGCGCGTGGTCGGCGGCCCCAACGGCGCCGGCGCCTACACCGTGGTGCCGGTCCAGGCCGGATCGCCAGCGCAGCCGCAGCGCAGCGTGCAGCAGCTGCGTGCGACGCCCGGCATCCGCCTGGCGGAGCCGATTTCCGCACCATGA
- the ccmE gene encoding cytochrome c maturation protein CcmE yields MNPTRKRRLLVVLLVLGAAALATGLFVLALQHNISYLFTPSQVQAGQADGYRVFRLGGMVKAGSIRRSADSLRVEFTVIDKSGATAVAYTGILPDLFRDNQAVIATGSLHGAGFVATEVLAKHDETYMPQELKDAMAQAHEGRTAAAVSASAATSATP; encoded by the coding sequence ATGAATCCCACCCGTAAGCGCCGCCTGCTGGTCGTGCTGCTGGTGCTGGGCGCCGCCGCGCTCGCCACCGGCCTGTTCGTGCTGGCCCTGCAGCACAACATCAGTTACCTGTTCACGCCGAGCCAGGTGCAGGCCGGCCAAGCCGACGGCTACCGCGTGTTCCGCCTCGGCGGCATGGTCAAGGCCGGCTCGATCCGGCGCAGCGCCGATTCGCTGCGGGTGGAGTTCACCGTGATCGACAAGTCCGGCGCCACCGCGGTCGCCTACACCGGGATCCTGCCCGACCTGTTCCGCGACAACCAGGCGGTGATCGCCACCGGTTCGCTGCATGGCGCCGGTTTCGTCGCCACCGAGGTGCTGGCCAAGCACGACGAGACCTACATGCCGCAGGAACTGAAGGACGCGATGGCGCAGGCCCACGAGGGTCGCACCGCGGCGGCGGTTTCCGCGTCGGCCGCCACGTCCGCGACGCCATGA